One region of Microcoleus sp. AS-A8 genomic DNA includes:
- a CDS encoding GHMP kinase: MKIFVPGRLCLFGEHSDWAGNYRRLNRELKPGYTLLTGTNQGLYAEVKPHPTHLILRTLLPDGTRPEPLVLPMEPQALLAEAEQGGFFSYAAGVAYQCLTYYHVGGLEIDNYLTDLPIQKGLSSSAAICVLIARAFNNLYNLKLTIRGEMELAYLGEITTPSRCGRMDQACAYGGRPILMIFDGERTEVIELNVPKNLFFVIVDLGASKNTQEILNQLNQCYPFATTQVQQNVQNYLGSISSTITQEAVDALQKGEAERIGNLMRRAQAEFDRYLIPACPWQLTAPVLHKILNYAPIHPYILGGKGVGSQGDGTAQFIVKDEESQQSVIGIIERDFPQMQALKLTIYANS; this comes from the coding sequence ATGAAAATATTTGTTCCAGGTCGCCTGTGCCTGTTCGGTGAACATAGTGATTGGGCGGGAAACTATCGCCGCCTCAATCGTGAGCTAAAACCAGGCTACACATTGCTGACTGGAACCAATCAGGGACTTTATGCCGAGGTGAAACCTCATCCCACTCACTTGATTCTTCGCACTTTGCTGCCTGATGGCACTCGTCCAGAACCGTTGGTGTTGCCTATGGAACCGCAGGCTTTACTGGCTGAAGCTGAACAGGGTGGATTTTTTAGCTATGCGGCTGGTGTTGCCTACCAATGTCTCACTTACTATCATGTCGGTGGTCTTGAAATTGACAATTACCTGACAGATTTGCCAATCCAAAAAGGGTTGTCTTCAAGTGCCGCTATTTGTGTACTCATTGCCCGTGCTTTTAATAATTTGTATAACTTAAAACTCACTATTCGCGGTGAGATGGAGTTAGCCTATCTGGGTGAAATTACCACGCCCTCTCGCTGTGGGCGGATGGATCAGGCTTGTGCTTACGGAGGTCGGCCTATATTGATGATATTTGATGGCGAACGTACAGAGGTAATTGAACTCAATGTACCGAAGAATCTGTTTTTTGTCATTGTCGATCTCGGCGCTAGTAAAAACACTCAAGAAATTCTCAATCAACTTAATCAGTGTTATCCATTCGCCACCACCCAAGTACAGCAGAATGTCCAAAACTATCTGGGTTCCATCAGTTCTACCATTACTCAGGAAGCCGTTGACGCTTTACAAAAAGGCGAGGCTGAACGAATTGGTAACTTGATGAGAAGAGCACAAGCTGAATTTGATCGATATCTAATTCCTGCCTGTCCTTGGCAATTAACGGCTCCCGTTCTGCACAAAATTTTGAACTATGCACCGATTCATCCCTATATATTAGGGGGAAAGGGTGTTGGCTCTCAAGGAGATGGTACAGCGCAATTTATTGTGAAAGACGAGGAAAGCCAACAAAGCGTTATTGGAATTATTGAACGTGATTTTCCTCAAATGCAAGCTTTGAAATTAACCATTTATGCCAATTCATAA
- a CDS encoding DUF4388 domain-containing protein translates to MQKLNNATPETTMCIAGYLSDFSLAEICHLIETGKQTGLLTLRACNPTQASSVAVRYIWVYQGRLVAVAPQLDQQSLISLIAQCQWINQPRFAQLVQTCPTHQPLGSYLKYKGVLQAQQLKWLFQVQVLQSMRSLFQLKDAEFEFNSTVKLPTRELTGLSIPATEATLIGLREAQRVLSEKSHRQGKESLPNSDVLAAQLPHPNQGLISTITHHPHHRLNTLEWQVWEYTNGTVSLKAIARQLKLPIKQVQQIAFRLIAVGLVKEVPLLVDAPSQSVSDILPAQLLQEAERRNVTHLFLDNFGEFLGNI, encoded by the coding sequence TTGCAAAAACTTAATAATGCAACCCCAGAAACAACGATGTGCATTGCAGGTTACTTATCAGACTTTTCCCTAGCAGAAATTTGTCACCTGATCGAGACAGGAAAGCAAACAGGCTTGCTGACACTTCGTGCCTGCAACCCAACTCAAGCAAGCTCTGTTGCTGTGCGTTATATCTGGGTCTATCAAGGTCGCCTTGTAGCCGTCGCTCCTCAGTTAGACCAACAAAGTTTAATATCGTTAATTGCACAATGTCAGTGGATTAATCAGCCGAGATTTGCTCAACTCGTTCAGACCTGCCCGACCCATCAACCCTTAGGTTCCTATCTTAAATACAAAGGTGTCTTACAAGCCCAACAACTGAAATGGCTATTTCAGGTTCAAGTTTTGCAGTCGATGCGTAGCTTGTTTCAACTCAAGGATGCTGAGTTTGAGTTCAACTCTACGGTAAAACTACCGACGCGAGAATTGACGGGGTTGAGTATACCGGCGACGGAAGCGACATTGATCGGGTTACGTGAAGCGCAACGAGTTCTGAGTGAGAAATCCCATCGACAGGGTAAAGAGTCGCTGCCAAACTCGGACGTTTTAGCCGCTCAATTACCCCATCCTAATCAAGGTTTAATCAGTACAATTACTCATCACCCCCACCATCGGCTCAATACTTTAGAATGGCAGGTTTGGGAGTATACCAATGGAACCGTTTCTCTCAAAGCGATCGCAAGACAGCTCAAACTCCCCATCAAACAAGTGCAGCAAATTGCTTTTCGGTTAATTGCCGTCGGTTTAGTGAAAGAAGTGCCTTTGTTGGTTGACGCCCCATCCCAATCGGTGAGCGATATACTCCCTGCTCAGTTACTCCAAGAAGCCGAACGCCGGAACGTCACGCATTTATTTTTGGACAACTTTGGGGAATTTTTAGGCAATATTTAA
- a CDS encoding UTP--glucose-1-phosphate uridylyltransferase, with protein sequence MPIHNVRKAVIPAAGFGTRLFPATKAVKKEFFPIIDRDGRAKPVIMVIVEEAISAGIEEIGIVVQKSDRILFEDFFKVPPPQKLFNKLSLQNQEYSQYIQELGQRITILTQDEQEGFGHAVFCAKEWVNNEPFLLMLGDHLYASENKISCAHQLLEVYQQVSQSVIGLRVTPAEVIHHYGCATGTWQQSDSIISMTQIYEKPSLEYARKHLHIEGMNDDQFLSIFGMYILQPKILDYLEYNISHNLRERGEFQLTSCLDRLRQEEGITGYVVKGQCFDTGLPDVYRQTMFDFRHAGYPISDVGF encoded by the coding sequence ATGCCAATTCATAACGTTCGCAAAGCGGTGATTCCAGCAGCGGGTTTTGGAACCCGATTGTTTCCAGCCACCAAAGCGGTTAAGAAAGAATTTTTTCCCATTATTGATCGTGATGGGCGAGCGAAACCCGTGATTATGGTGATTGTTGAAGAGGCAATTAGTGCGGGAATTGAAGAAATTGGGATAGTTGTGCAAAAGAGCGATCGCATCCTTTTTGAGGATTTCTTTAAAGTTCCACCCCCACAAAAACTATTCAACAAACTATCCCTACAAAATCAGGAATATAGCCAATATATCCAAGAATTAGGACAGCGAATTACGATTCTCACGCAAGACGAACAGGAAGGCTTTGGTCATGCTGTATTCTGTGCCAAGGAATGGGTCAATAATGAGCCATTTCTCCTGATGCTTGGCGATCATCTTTATGCCTCTGAGAATAAAATTTCCTGCGCTCATCAACTTTTAGAGGTTTATCAACAAGTCTCTCAAAGTGTGATTGGTTTGCGAGTAACACCTGCCGAGGTGATTCATCACTATGGCTGTGCCACCGGAACCTGGCAGCAATCTGACTCGATTATTAGTATGACTCAGATTTATGAAAAACCGAGTCTTGAATATGCGAGAAAACATCTTCATATTGAAGGCATGAACGATGACCAATTCCTATCCATATTCGGCATGTATATCCTCCAGCCAAAAATCTTGGACTATCTGGAATACAACATTAGCCACAATCTCCGCGAACGGGGAGAATTTCAACTCACCTCTTGTTTAGACCGATTGCGGCAAGAGGAAGGTATAACGGGGTATGTTGTCAAAGGACAATGTTTTGATACGGGACTTCCTGATGTCTACCGACAGACGATGTTTGATTTTCGCCATGCCGGTTATCCCATTTCGGATGTTGGCTTTTAA
- a CDS encoding YdcF family protein yields the protein MNKKKWLINTLLGLVSLSLTAIAYSAWSIYRYGSNSTRIQADAAIVLGAAAWGNQPSPVFRERLNHAIALYKAAKVKTLIFTGGKGDGDELAESVVGKHYAMQQGVAEADILTETRSRTTQQNLYYSHQVATSHDLKRILIVSDPLHMKRSLRMAREMGMDAYPSPTPTTRYQSVSSQMKFLARETYFYLVYLVFKI from the coding sequence ATGAACAAAAAGAAATGGCTGATTAACACTTTACTTGGGTTGGTATCCCTGAGCCTTACGGCGATCGCATACTCAGCTTGGAGCATTTATCGTTATGGCAGCAACTCCACCCGTATTCAGGCGGATGCGGCGATTGTTTTGGGCGCGGCGGCATGGGGAAACCAACCCTCTCCCGTGTTTAGAGAACGGCTCAACCATGCGATCGCGCTCTATAAAGCGGCAAAGGTCAAAACCCTGATTTTTACGGGGGGAAAAGGCGATGGCGATGAACTGGCAGAGTCGGTTGTTGGCAAGCACTACGCCATGCAACAAGGTGTAGCAGAAGCCGACATTTTGACCGAAACGCGATCGAGAACGACACAGCAGAACCTCTATTACTCCCATCAGGTGGCAACGTCTCACGATTTGAAACGGATACTGATTGTCAGCGATCCCTTGCACATGAAGCGATCTCTACGAATGGCGCGAGAGATGGGAATGGATGCCTATCCCTCTCCCACACCAACCACCCGCTATCAAAGTGTGAGTAGCCAAATGAAGTTCCTAGCCAGAGAAACCTATTTCTATCTGGTTTACTTGGTTTTTAAGATTTGA
- a CDS encoding serine/threonine protein kinase, which translates to MSNFPDLSSHGFRVVRELGHNRTGGRVTYLAIPDATASLHNKTLSESSPLTQGEPLAQRHQQRGVKQGAGKEPVVIKQFQFALGNNHWSDYEAIEREIQVLQGLNHPGIPRCFGSFQTPTGFCLVQEYKKAPSLAAPRSFDPDEIKQIAVSLLNILIYLQNRIPTISHRDIKPENILVDEKINVFLVDFGLARIGDSEVAMSSVAKGTIGFMAPEQLFNRQLSEASDLYGLGATLICLLTGTPSTAISNLIDDDYRINFKHLVPKLSLRWIEWLEKMVELKPKNRFPDAATALEALQPIYVMRVPEAKFNHSCLEFTATKLGEKLTQTLTITNSVPETVLESRLQVASHLSDPPHTPHVHEWIQFDQSHFVSNQALCKITVDTRKLMANRTFEREVLIHTNSQPETQVLKIKVKTAPVPIAAKKLPYFSLSLLVLFAAAATWFEVTAWEGIVSKNGSLGIAIAIFVSAFVAILGLAAAVTSEAISQLVAKIRTRLGVRLKAMDTVAAVFFAGIAAMFVARFGADFREMDTASTWGVASLHAAFAAVDAVVFMAAFEGEGVAQSCLQRGFSKTIAIGVSLLSTALGISLGLGFKLGFVHQLVTSAIVGTSVPLATMILYPSLERAKRIANYRKLEGHLIKP; encoded by the coding sequence ATGAGCAATTTTCCAGATTTGTCCAGCCACGGTTTCAGGGTCGTTCGAGAATTAGGACACAATCGGACTGGCGGGAGAGTGACCTATCTCGCCATCCCCGATGCTACGGCATCCCTCCACAATAAAACGCTCTCCGAATCTTCTCCCCTGACCCAGGGAGAACCGCTTGCCCAGCGGCACCAACAGAGGGGAGTCAAGCAGGGGGCGGGGAAAGAACCCGTTGTGATTAAGCAGTTTCAGTTTGCTTTAGGGAACAACCACTGGTCAGACTATGAGGCGATCGAACGCGAAATTCAAGTCTTGCAGGGGCTAAATCATCCCGGTATCCCGCGTTGCTTCGGGTCTTTTCAAACACCCACAGGTTTTTGCCTGGTACAAGAATACAAAAAAGCTCCTTCTCTGGCTGCGCCCCGTAGCTTTGACCCGGATGAAATTAAGCAAATTGCGGTTTCTTTACTGAATATTCTGATTTATCTGCAAAATCGAATTCCGACGATTAGTCACCGGGATATTAAACCGGAAAATATCTTGGTTGATGAGAAAATTAATGTTTTTCTGGTCGATTTTGGCTTAGCTCGGATTGGCGATTCGGAAGTGGCGATGAGCAGTGTTGCCAAAGGCACAATCGGCTTTATGGCTCCAGAGCAGTTATTTAATCGACAATTGAGTGAAGCTTCAGACCTTTATGGGTTAGGCGCAACCTTAATTTGTTTACTGACGGGCACCCCATCCACAGCTATCAGTAACCTGATTGATGATGACTACCGGATTAATTTCAAGCATCTGGTTCCCAAGCTCAGTTTACGTTGGATTGAGTGGCTGGAAAAGATGGTGGAACTCAAACCCAAAAACCGCTTTCCCGATGCGGCGACGGCTTTAGAAGCCCTTCAGCCGATCTATGTGATGCGCGTCCCCGAAGCTAAGTTCAATCACTCGTGCTTAGAATTTACGGCAACCAAACTGGGTGAAAAATTGACTCAGACGCTCACAATTACTAATTCAGTTCCAGAGACGGTTCTAGAAAGCCGTTTACAAGTCGCATCGCATCTGAGTGACCCCCCTCACACCCCCCATGTTCACGAGTGGATTCAGTTTGATCAATCTCATTTTGTCAGTAACCAGGCGTTGTGTAAAATTACCGTTGACACGCGTAAGCTCATGGCGAATAGAACCTTTGAGCGAGAGGTTTTAATTCACACCAATTCTCAACCCGAAACACAGGTTTTAAAGATTAAAGTTAAAACCGCCCCTGTACCCATTGCAGCGAAAAAATTACCGTATTTTTCTCTCAGCCTACTCGTCTTGTTTGCGGCGGCTGCAACTTGGTTTGAAGTAACGGCTTGGGAGGGAATTGTCAGCAAAAATGGGTCACTGGGAATAGCGATCGCAATTTTTGTGTCAGCTTTTGTCGCCATACTAGGATTGGCGGCGGCTGTGACTTCTGAGGCGATTTCTCAGTTAGTGGCTAAAATCCGCACCCGGTTAGGTGTTCGATTAAAAGCCATGGATACAGTAGCGGCTGTGTTTTTTGCTGGGATAGCAGCAATGTTTGTTGCCCGATTCGGTGCCGACTTTCGAGAGATGGATACGGCGAGTACCTGGGGGGTTGCTTCGCTTCATGCCGCCTTTGCGGCGGTGGATGCCGTGGTATTTATGGCAGCCTTTGAGGGTGAAGGGGTGGCTCAAAGTTGCTTGCAGCGAGGATTTAGTAAAACGATCGCCATCGGGGTTTCTCTGTTATCCACGGCTTTGGGAATTAGCCTCGGACTTGGCTTCAAGCTAGGATTTGTCCATCAGCTAGTAACCTCAGCGATTGTAGGCACAAGTGTACCGTTAGCGACAATGATTCTTTATCCTTCCCTAGAGCGTGCCAAGCGCATTGCTAATTATCGCAAATTAGAAGGGCATTTAATTAAGCCTTGA
- a CDS encoding cupin-like domain-containing protein, with the protein MPDSQPLRITLPPLQITLTENQQLDLQWLTPNQLHSAEAIQQGLSNSWKQWIAENKFHHNSDDSIIQAMLQNGIDFQVAIQEVNRIASDPSFLAGRNFVQLLRKLESILEINQKLAELSPNFGKIERRSRLSGQEFLENYYAKNTPVILTDMMKDWPAMSLWSPDYLKTKYGNVPVEIQSNRNSDPDYEINSEQHKKTVRLCEYVDMVASGGESNDYYIVANNSNLDREGLKGLLDDIHMFPEFLDEANTQGRVFFWFGPSGTITPLHHDPINLMMAQVYGRKRWRLISPAQTPLLYNYVGVFSKVDCENPDYNRYPLFKDVNIIETVLEAGEVIFIPVGWWHQVKALDISISLSFINFVFPNSYNYKDPQIQSW; encoded by the coding sequence ATGCCTGACAGCCAACCTCTACGCATTACCCTACCCCCTTTGCAGATTACCTTAACAGAGAACCAACAGCTCGACCTGCAATGGCTGACGCCAAACCAGTTACACTCAGCAGAGGCAATCCAACAGGGACTCTCCAACTCTTGGAAACAATGGATTGCCGAAAATAAATTCCATCACAACTCGGATGATTCGATTATTCAGGCAATGCTACAAAATGGTATCGATTTTCAGGTTGCCATACAAGAAGTCAATCGTATTGCCTCTGATCCGTCCTTCCTAGCTGGCAGAAACTTTGTCCAGCTCTTGAGAAAGCTAGAATCAATTTTAGAAATTAACCAAAAACTTGCTGAATTGTCTCCCAATTTTGGCAAGATAGAACGCAGAAGCCGTCTTTCAGGACAAGAATTCTTAGAAAATTACTATGCCAAGAATACACCCGTGATTCTGACTGACATGATGAAGGATTGGCCAGCGATGTCTTTGTGGTCGCCAGATTATCTTAAGACCAAATATGGCAATGTGCCAGTTGAAATTCAATCCAATCGAAACTCCGATCCGGACTATGAAATTAACAGTGAACAACACAAAAAGACAGTAAGGCTATGTGAATACGTCGATATGGTAGCCAGCGGCGGTGAGAGTAATGACTACTATATTGTTGCCAATAACAGTAACTTAGACCGAGAAGGACTGAAAGGTTTACTCGATGACATTCACATGTTCCCTGAGTTCCTGGATGAAGCTAATACTCAAGGCAGAGTCTTTTTCTGGTTTGGTCCATCTGGCACAATCACTCCGCTACATCATGACCCAATTAACCTGATGATGGCTCAAGTTTATGGACGCAAGCGGTGGCGACTTATATCTCCGGCTCAGACGCCACTTCTCTACAATTACGTTGGTGTTTTCAGCAAGGTTGACTGTGAGAATCCAGACTACAACCGATATCCCCTATTTAAGGATGTCAATATCATAGAAACTGTTTTAGAAGCAGGAGAGGTTATTTTCATTCCTGTTGGTTGGTGGCATCAAGTTAAAGCCCTGGATATCAGTATTTCTCTTTCTTTTATTAACTTTGTTTTCCCGAATTCATATAATTATAAAGACCCCCAGATTCAATCCTGGTAA
- a CDS encoding NAD(P)/FAD-dependent oxidoreductase, which yields MLNAANNQPLHHVVIVGGGFGGLYAAQALRKAPVKVTLIDKRNFHLFQPLLYQVATGGLSAGDISSPLRAVLSRQKNTQVLMGKVTDVDPKQQKIRLNDQELSYDTLIVATGVSHHYFGNEQWAEKAPGLKTVENALDIRRRVFLAFEAAEKETDPEKRRAWLTFVIVGGGPTGVELAGALAELAHNTLKDDFRSINTSEAKILLLEGIDRVLPPYPPELSAKAQASLEDLGVTVQTNTLVTNIEDNLVTIRRGDQIEQIPSQTILWAAGMKASKMGEILANATGVPCDRAGRVIVQPDLTIPDYPNIFVIGDLANFPHQYEDGKPLPGVAPVAMQEGQYVANLIKKRFKGETLPAFHYKDYGSLAVIGRHAAVVDFGFIKFSGFLAWLIWTFVHIFFLIEFDNKILVMIQWGWNYFTRKQGARLITNQEPVPPIEVEEESNYRTPVKA from the coding sequence ATGTTAAATGCAGCCAACAACCAGCCTCTTCACCATGTTGTCATTGTTGGAGGCGGATTTGGTGGGCTTTATGCCGCACAAGCGCTGAGAAAAGCTCCCGTCAAGGTCACATTAATTGATAAACGAAACTTTCATTTGTTTCAGCCCTTACTTTATCAAGTGGCGACAGGGGGCTTATCGGCGGGTGATATTTCATCCCCTTTACGAGCGGTTTTGAGCCGTCAGAAAAATACCCAAGTGTTGATGGGGAAAGTGACGGATGTAGACCCCAAACAGCAAAAAATTAGACTCAATGATCAAGAACTAAGCTACGACACATTAATTGTTGCCACTGGCGTGAGCCACCACTACTTCGGTAATGAACAATGGGCAGAGAAAGCCCCTGGATTGAAAACTGTGGAAAACGCCCTGGATATTCGTCGTCGTGTTTTTCTAGCGTTTGAAGCCGCAGAAAAAGAAACTGACCCCGAAAAGCGTCGTGCGTGGTTAACCTTTGTGATTGTGGGAGGTGGCCCGACCGGTGTTGAATTAGCCGGGGCTTTAGCTGAACTGGCTCACAATACCTTAAAGGACGACTTCCGCAGCATCAATACCTCGGAAGCCAAAATTTTGCTTTTAGAAGGGATAGACCGCGTTTTGCCGCCTTACCCACCCGAATTGTCGGCAAAAGCCCAAGCCTCCCTGGAGGATTTGGGGGTTACGGTGCAGACAAACACTTTAGTGACTAATATTGAGGACAATCTCGTCACGATTCGTCGGGGTGACCAAATTGAGCAAATTCCATCGCAGACGATTCTTTGGGCGGCGGGCATGAAAGCCTCTAAGATGGGGGAGATACTCGCCAACGCTACGGGTGTACCCTGCGATCGCGCAGGACGAGTAATTGTGCAGCCCGACCTGACGATACCGGACTATCCGAATATTTTTGTGATTGGGGACTTAGCCAATTTCCCGCACCAATACGAAGATGGCAAACCCCTACCAGGAGTCGCACCCGTGGCGATGCAAGAAGGGCAGTATGTGGCTAATCTGATCAAAAAGCGGTTTAAAGGAGAGACTCTGCCAGCCTTCCACTATAAGGACTACGGCAGCTTAGCAGTGATTGGACGCCATGCGGCAGTCGTAGATTTTGGTTTCATCAAGTTTTCCGGGTTCCTGGCATGGCTCATCTGGACTTTCGTTCACATCTTCTTCTTAATTGAGTTTGACAATAAGATTTTGGTGATGATTCAGTGGGGGTGGAATTACTTCACCCGCAAACAAGGGGCACGTCTGATTACCAATCAAGAACCTGTACCGCCGATAGAAGTTGAAGAGGAGAGTAATTATCGAACGCCAGTGAAAGCGTAG
- a CDS encoding guanyl-specific ribonuclease Sa, translating into MKLFRKGFSLLLSSLTLIGLSPLAEAKVKLQPITQEAGTTITAQRQMPTLPINKLPREAQITINLINQGGPFPYRQDGTIFRNREKRLPLAPVGYYREYTVPTPGSPNRGARRLVTGQGNEIYYTGDHYRSFVRVQ; encoded by the coding sequence ATGAAGCTATTCCGCAAAGGCTTCAGTTTACTATTAAGTAGCTTGACGTTGATCGGATTGAGTCCTCTGGCTGAAGCAAAGGTAAAACTTCAGCCCATCACGCAAGAGGCAGGCACTACCATAACTGCCCAAAGGCAGATGCCAACTCTTCCTATCAACAAGCTACCTCGTGAAGCGCAAATTACTATCAACTTAATCAACCAAGGAGGCCCATTTCCTTATCGACAGGATGGTACTATCTTCAGAAATCGTGAAAAAAGACTGCCTCTCGCACCTGTCGGATACTATCGAGAGTACACCGTTCCCACTCCAGGCTCTCCGAATCGAGGCGCACGACGGCTTGTTACGGGACAGGGGAATGAGATTTATTATACCGGCGACCACTATAGAAGCTTTGTCAGAGTGCAATAA
- a CDS encoding barstar family protein has translation MDKLLAILKGELSSGLYRLTTEVNIDELSSWCKEYGFQFFYINGNDVATKAEFFQASAQTMNFPDYFGDNWDAFSDCMNDLSWLSADGYILLYTQPDNFAHNEPSEWSIVLDIFQEAVESWKETDTPMYVLLRTDSLALDTLEVL, from the coding sequence ATGGATAAACTGCTCGCAATACTTAAGGGTGAACTGAGTTCTGGGCTATACAGACTTACCACGGAAGTAAACATTGATGAGCTATCCTCTTGGTGCAAAGAGTATGGTTTTCAATTCTTCTACATTAATGGAAATGATGTGGCAACCAAAGCTGAGTTTTTCCAAGCCTCGGCTCAAACGATGAATTTCCCAGACTATTTTGGTGATAATTGGGATGCGTTTTCTGACTGTATGAATGACCTAAGTTGGTTGTCAGCGGATGGATATATCTTGTTGTATACTCAACCCGATAATTTTGCCCACAACGAGCCTTCAGAGTGGTCAATTGTACTAGATATTTTCCAGGAAGCTGTCGAATCTTGGAAGGAAACCGATACTCCGATGTACGTCTTGCTGAGAACGGATAGTTTGGCTCTGGATACGCTGGAAGTTCTCTAG